The following are encoded in a window of Primulina eburnea isolate SZY01 chromosome 4, ASM2296580v1, whole genome shotgun sequence genomic DNA:
- the LOC140831147 gene encoding uncharacterized protein, with translation MGWKAAQKLIHHWKILRGDNVMIIRGKDKGETGLVKRVVRSQNRVIVEGKNLVKKHIKQGQGHEGGIFSVEAPLHVSNVQVIDPVTRKPCKVGIKYLEDGSKVRVSRGIGASESIIPRPEILKIRSTPRPTIVGPKDTPMDLVLEKTYDTKSGMGMPDL, from the exons ATGGGTTGGAAAGCTgcccaaaaactcattcatCACTGGAAGATTCTGAGAGGCGATAAT GTTATGATAATTAGGGGTAAAGATAAAGGTGAGACAGGTCTAGTTAAGCGTGTAGTTCGCTCTCAAAATCGTGTTATTGTCGAGGGCAAGAATTTG GTAAAGAAGCACATTAAGCAAGGGCAAGGTCATGAAGGTGGGATTTTCTCAGTAGAAGCTCCCCTTCATGTCTCAAATGTTCAGGTTATTGATCCAGTCACCAG GAAGCCCTGTAAGGTGGGAATCAAATACTTAGAGGACGGTAGTAAAGTAAGGGTTTCAAGAGGTATTGGAGCATCAGAATCCATAATTCCTCGTCCAGAGATCTTAAAGATAAGGAGCACACCTAGGCCAACAATTG TCGGTCCCAAGGACACCCCAATGGATCTGGTCCTGGAAAAGACATATGATACTAAAAGTGGCATGGGAATGCCAGATCTTTAA